From the Bacteroidia bacterium genome, one window contains:
- the pheT gene encoding phenylalanine--tRNA ligase subunit beta, producing MQLSRNWLSEYVTLPADHNDLDRILTDVGLEVEFIEDRAAALNGFVVGSVLTCEKHPNADKLSVCTVHDGEAVSTVVCGAPNVAAGQKIIFAKVGTVVPSGGFTIEKRKLRGVESAGMICSTAELGLDDDHSGIAVLPADALPGMPIAEYLGINDVLIGIGITPNRGDALSHIGVARDIAAATRQPLRLPQVQEPTIEDAADFRIDIDDAELCVRYSGALIEGVRIGDSPEWLAARLRAADIRPINNVVDVTNYILMEIGQPMHAFDRAKLQGSGIHVRTSRDGETISTLDGEQRSLPEGALLICDEQAAVAVAGVMGGLDSAVTSGTTSILLESACFNPSSVRRTARRLGLSTDSSYRFERGTDPNITMWALRRAAALIADIAGGTVRGLYDAYPVPVEPKRITLRPQRCCDILGIDLPAEEQRTILESLSFTLYDNADASFDCIVPTFRNDISREIDLIEEIARIHGYDNIPVPTRISLNVGDQFDAQALSQRFRALWLGFGFDEILSSSLVPHAHAGLGGANVVSVRNPVSKERPALRGSLLSSLLEAVDHNIRNGNASLRLFEMGRIYFTTDDAFNERDMLAAIITGSAQERSWYAGSRDSDFFDLKGAVETFISALHLEKDTKFCYDRTSTLSPAALHIEVKGRYIGQAVAVSDHILASFGIEQPVMYAEFEMDAFLEVLTEQQSYTAVAKFPAVSRDLAVIVQETVTVDALSNCIAASGAANLRDWRVVDVFRHESLGAGRKSMAFSMTFRADDRTLKDDEIQAAVQTVLDALRRDHQAELRI from the coding sequence ATGCAGCTTTCAAGAAACTGGCTCTCCGAGTACGTCACCCTTCCTGCGGATCACAACGATCTCGACCGCATACTCACCGATGTGGGTTTAGAGGTTGAATTCATTGAAGATAGAGCCGCCGCGCTCAACGGTTTTGTGGTAGGTTCCGTACTGACCTGTGAGAAACATCCGAATGCGGACAAGCTTTCCGTGTGCACCGTGCACGACGGCGAAGCCGTGAGCACCGTGGTGTGCGGTGCGCCGAACGTGGCGGCCGGACAGAAAATCATTTTCGCTAAGGTCGGGACGGTGGTGCCGTCCGGCGGCTTCACCATCGAGAAACGCAAACTGCGCGGTGTCGAGTCTGCCGGAATGATCTGCTCTACCGCGGAACTCGGTCTGGACGACGATCACAGTGGCATCGCCGTTCTCCCTGCGGATGCCTTGCCCGGCATGCCGATAGCGGAATATCTCGGTATTAATGATGTGCTCATCGGCATAGGCATCACGCCGAACCGGGGGGACGCTCTCTCGCATATCGGCGTTGCGCGCGATATAGCCGCCGCCACCCGGCAGCCCCTGCGCCTGCCGCAGGTGCAGGAGCCGACTATTGAGGATGCCGCGGACTTCCGCATTGACATTGACGATGCGGAACTGTGCGTCCGTTATTCCGGAGCGCTTATCGAGGGTGTTCGCATTGGTGATTCTCCCGAATGGCTCGCAGCCCGTTTGCGTGCGGCGGACATTCGTCCGATCAACAATGTGGTGGATGTCACGAATTACATTCTCATGGAAATCGGCCAACCCATGCATGCGTTCGATCGCGCGAAATTGCAGGGGAGTGGTATTCACGTCCGTACCTCGCGCGACGGAGAAACGATCAGCACGCTCGATGGCGAGCAGCGCTCGTTGCCCGAAGGAGCACTGCTCATCTGTGATGAGCAGGCCGCGGTAGCGGTTGCGGGTGTCATGGGAGGTCTGGATAGCGCGGTAACGAGCGGTACGACCAGCATTCTCCTCGAAAGCGCCTGTTTCAATCCCTCCTCCGTTCGGCGTACAGCCAGGCGGCTCGGATTGTCAACCGATTCCAGCTATCGTTTCGAACGTGGCACCGATCCCAACATCACCATGTGGGCGCTTCGCCGGGCTGCCGCGCTGATTGCGGATATTGCCGGCGGCACCGTGCGAGGCCTCTATGACGCGTACCCCGTACCCGTGGAGCCGAAGCGCATCACCTTGCGTCCGCAACGGTGCTGCGACATCCTCGGGATTGATCTCCCTGCGGAAGAGCAGCGGACGATTCTGGAATCGTTGTCCTTCACGCTTTACGACAACGCCGACGCGAGTTTTGACTGCATCGTTCCGACGTTCCGCAACGACATATCCCGCGAAATTGACCTCATTGAGGAAATCGCACGCATACACGGCTACGACAATATTCCGGTGCCTACACGGATATCGCTCAACGTGGGGGATCAGTTCGATGCACAGGCGCTGTCGCAACGCTTTCGCGCACTGTGGCTGGGTTTCGGCTTCGATGAAATTCTGTCGTCCAGTCTCGTGCCGCACGCGCATGCGGGTCTCGGAGGAGCGAATGTGGTTTCCGTGCGCAATCCCGTGAGCAAGGAGCGGCCTGCGCTTCGCGGCAGTCTGCTCTCTTCTTTGCTTGAAGCGGTTGACCATAACATACGCAACGGCAACGCTTCGCTGCGTCTGTTTGAAATGGGACGTATCTATTTCACAACGGACGATGCGTTCAACGAACGTGATATGCTGGCAGCTATCATTACCGGATCTGCGCAGGAACGGAGCTGGTATGCCGGCTCTCGCGACAGCGATTTCTTCGATCTTAAAGGAGCGGTGGAGACGTTTATCTCCGCATTGCATCTTGAAAAAGACACGAAATTTTGTTATGATAGAACCAGCACTTTAAGTCCGGCAGCATTACATATTGAAGTCAAAGGCAGATACATCGGGCAAGCTGTTGCGGTTTCTGATCACATCCTCGCAAGTTTCGGTATTGAACAGCCCGTCATGTATGCAGAATTCGAGATGGACGCTTTTCTGGAAGTGCTTACGGAGCAGCAGAGCTATACAGCGGTCGCGAAGTTTCCCGCTGTGTCGCGAGATCTGGCCGTCATCGTGCAGGAAACTGTCACGGTGGATGCATTGAGCAATTGCATCGCGGCCAGCGGAGCTGCAAACCTTCGGGATTGGCGTGTCGTGGATGTGTTTCGGCATGAGAGTCTCGGTGCGGGAAGGAAGAGCATGGCTTTCAGCATGACGTTTCGTGCCGACGACAGAACGCTGAAGGACGACGAGATTCAGGCAGCTGTACAAACCGTGCTCGACGCCTTGCGACGTGACCACCAGGCCGAACTCCGGATCTAA
- the rpmI gene encoding 50S ribosomal protein L35 — protein MPKFKGKSGAKKRFKLTGSGRVKREKAYHSHILTKKSTKRKRGLRQSTLVAAVEEKRVRMMI, from the coding sequence ATGCCGAAATTCAAGGGTAAGTCAGGAGCCAAAAAGCGCTTCAAGTTGACCGGCAGCGGTCGCGTCAAGCGCGAAAAGGCCTACCATAGCCACATCCTGACGAAGAAGAGCACCAAGCGCAAACGTGGTCTGCGTCAGAGCACGCTCGTCGCCGCGGTGGAAGAAAAACGCGTAAGAATGATGATTTAA
- the infC gene encoding translation initiation factor IF-3 has product MNEEITARQIRLIDADGSQLGITTPDKARALAEQKELDLVEIAPQAEPPVCRIMDYGKFKYEQQKKERAMKKKQVVVALKEVRYHPTTDTHDFDFKLRHARQFILEGNKVKAAVVFRGRQMAHQELGLNLINRLKEALADIAIVEREPNMEGRQMIAIFAPDKKKVKPKEQKSE; this is encoded by the coding sequence ATCAACGAAGAAATCACGGCGCGACAAATCCGCCTGATCGATGCAGACGGGTCACAGCTCGGCATCACCACGCCTGACAAGGCGCGTGCGCTGGCAGAACAGAAAGAACTCGACCTTGTGGAAATCGCCCCGCAGGCGGAACCGCCTGTCTGCCGTATTATGGACTACGGAAAGTTCAAATACGAGCAGCAGAAAAAAGAGCGGGCGATGAAGAAAAAGCAAGTTGTCGTCGCGTTGAAAGAGGTTCGCTATCATCCGACAACGGATACGCACGATTTCGATTTCAAACTCCGCCACGCCCGGCAGTTCATCCTCGAGGGCAACAAGGTCAAAGCCGCCGTCGTTTTTCGCGGCCGCCAGATGGCGCATCAGGAACTGGGTCTGAACCTGATCAACCGCCTCAAGGAGGCGCTGGCGGACATCGCCATCGTGGAGCGGGAACCCAACATGGAGGGACGCCAGATGATCGCCATTTTCGCTCCGGACAAGAAAAAAGTGAAGCCGAAAGAGCAGAAAAGCGAATAA
- the pheS gene encoding phenylalanine--tRNA ligase subunit alpha, which translates to MKEQIEELRTRLDQEAPTVLDADAVERFRITWLSRKGIIAELFESMKQLPPAEKPLAGKMLNELRQKAQGIHDDAAAQVKNSDAAQGVDLSLPGRRPKRGHQHIVSQAIDEITGIFRRMGFSVADGPEIETDYYNFEALNFPADHPARDMQDTFFITDTHLLRTHTTPVQIRLMESMQPPIRAIFPGRVYRNEVISARSHVQFHQIDGLVVDKGITFADLKGAMVTFANMYYGAGVRYRFRPSYFPFTEPSAEMDVTCYLCGGSGCRVCKNSGWLEILGCGMVDPNVFGFVNVDPEVYSGYAFGIGIERTAMLRHGIDDIRLLFENDMRINQQFN; encoded by the coding sequence GTGAAGGAGCAGATAGAAGAACTACGCACGAGACTCGACCAGGAGGCGCCTACCGTCCTCGATGCCGATGCTGTCGAGCGCTTCCGCATTACCTGGCTGTCCCGCAAAGGGATTATCGCCGAACTGTTCGAGTCCATGAAGCAACTCCCGCCCGCTGAGAAACCGCTGGCAGGCAAAATGCTCAATGAACTCCGCCAGAAAGCCCAAGGCATCCATGACGATGCCGCTGCGCAGGTCAAGAATAGCGACGCGGCCCAGGGCGTGGATCTGAGTCTGCCCGGACGTCGCCCGAAAAGGGGACATCAACATATCGTGTCACAGGCAATTGACGAAATCACGGGAATATTCCGTCGCATGGGGTTCAGTGTAGCCGACGGCCCGGAAATCGAAACCGATTACTACAACTTCGAAGCGCTGAATTTCCCCGCCGATCATCCGGCGCGCGACATGCAGGACACCTTCTTCATCACGGACACGCATCTGCTGCGCACGCACACCACTCCCGTGCAGATACGCTTGATGGAGAGTATGCAGCCACCGATCCGTGCGATATTTCCCGGGCGCGTCTACCGCAACGAAGTAATCAGTGCCCGTAGTCATGTGCAATTCCATCAGATAGACGGTCTTGTCGTGGACAAGGGCATTACTTTCGCCGATCTCAAAGGTGCGATGGTCACCTTCGCGAACATGTACTACGGCGCCGGCGTGCGCTACCGCTTCCGCCCCAGTTATTTTCCGTTCACCGAGCCCTCGGCCGAAATGGATGTAACCTGTTATCTGTGCGGCGGCTCCGGATGCCGCGTCTGCAAGAACAGCGGATGGCTGGAAATTCTCGGCTGCGGTATGGTGGATCCCAATGTATTCGGCTTCGTGAACGTGGATCCCGAGGTGTACAGCGGATATGCGTTCGGCATCGGTATCGAACGCACCGCCATGCTCCGTCACGGTATCGACGACATCCGTCTCCTCTTCGAAAACGACATGCGCATCAATCAACAGTTCAACTGA
- the rplT gene encoding 50S ribosomal protein L20 encodes MPRAKNKVASHRRRKKILQRAKGMVAARSKILTVAKHHVDKGLGYAYRDRRAKKRSMRQLWITRINAASRMQGVSYSRLIDGLNKKHIDINRKMLADIAVNDGNAFAEIVKMAVA; translated from the coding sequence ATGCCACGTGCAAAAAACAAGGTCGCGTCGCACCGCCGCAGGAAGAAAATTCTGCAGCGCGCCAAGGGTATGGTCGCGGCCCGCAGCAAGATATTAACCGTCGCCAAACATCACGTCGATAAAGGGCTCGGCTACGCGTATCGCGACCGCCGCGCCAAAAAGCGCAGCATGCGCCAGCTGTGGATCACCCGCATCAACGCGGCGTCCCGTATGCAGGGCGTCAGCTACTCCCGGCTTATTGACGGACTCAACAAGAAACACATCGACATCAACAGGAAAATGCTCGCCGATATCGCGGTCAATGATGGCAATGCTTTTGCCGAGATCGTGAAAATGGCTGTGGCATAA
- the rny gene encoding ribonuclease Y has translation MNVELYWLLPTVAALCALFLFIGWFIASRVGQNKISAAEERAREIVEAAEKEAEHVKKEKLLEVKDEWFHKKQEVEKELNRQRSKIQAREKQLSEKDDSLVAKLEVVTKKEQTLKQVEDRLAKKESTLDERLQRAEQLVAEQTERLERASGMSRDDAKKMLVENMTNDAKLQAAQQLKEIRDEMKTTARKEAQRVIIQAIQRTASDHSVETTVSVLNLASEDMKGRIIGREGRNIRAFEAATGIDVIVDDTPEAVILSGFDPFRREVARMALETLMADGRIHPARIEEVVEKVRKELEEEIFRAGENTLLDLGIHNAHNEIKRMVGKMKFRSSYGQNLLQHSVEVGWLCGIMAAELGLDPKIATRAGLLHDIGKTVDRNIEGPHALLGMDIVKKYREHPIIINAVGSHHDDIEMESPYAPIVQAADAISGARPGARRESLEGYVKRLEKLETIATGFEGVAKTYAIQAGREVRVVVEHDRIDDNLADQLANDIAEKIQQEMEYPGQIKVTVIREKRSIAFAK, from the coding sequence ATGAATGTCGAACTGTACTGGCTGTTGCCGACCGTTGCCGCGCTCTGTGCGCTCTTCCTCTTCATCGGTTGGTTCATCGCTTCACGCGTCGGCCAAAATAAGATTTCCGCCGCGGAAGAACGCGCGCGTGAAATTGTGGAAGCGGCGGAGAAAGAAGCCGAACACGTAAAAAAAGAAAAACTTCTGGAAGTCAAGGACGAGTGGTTCCATAAAAAGCAGGAAGTGGAAAAGGAGCTGAACCGGCAACGCAGTAAGATCCAGGCCCGCGAAAAGCAGCTCTCCGAAAAAGACGATTCTCTCGTCGCCAAACTCGAAGTCGTCACGAAAAAAGAACAGACGCTCAAGCAAGTGGAAGATCGTCTGGCGAAAAAAGAAAGCACCCTCGATGAACGCCTGCAGCGTGCGGAGCAGCTCGTCGCCGAGCAGACGGAACGCCTCGAACGCGCGTCTGGCATGTCGCGCGACGATGCGAAGAAAATGCTGGTCGAAAACATGACCAACGACGCCAAGCTCCAGGCCGCTCAGCAACTCAAGGAAATCCGTGACGAAATGAAGACCACGGCGCGCAAGGAAGCCCAGCGCGTCATTATCCAGGCCATTCAGCGCACCGCATCCGATCATTCCGTCGAAACCACGGTGAGCGTGCTCAACCTCGCCAGCGAGGATATGAAAGGCCGCATCATCGGACGCGAAGGCAGGAATATACGCGCCTTCGAAGCCGCCACCGGCATCGACGTTATCGTGGACGACACGCCCGAGGCCGTAATTCTCTCCGGCTTCGATCCCTTCCGCCGCGAAGTGGCGCGTATGGCGCTCGAAACGCTCATGGCGGACGGACGCATCCATCCCGCCCGTATCGAGGAAGTGGTGGAAAAGGTCCGTAAGGAACTGGAAGAGGAAATCTTCCGCGCCGGTGAAAACACGTTGCTCGATCTCGGCATTCACAATGCGCACAATGAGATCAAGCGAATGGTCGGAAAGATGAAATTCCGTTCGAGTTACGGACAGAATCTCCTTCAGCACTCGGTCGAGGTCGGCTGGCTTTGCGGCATCATGGCGGCGGAACTGGGTCTCGATCCGAAAATCGCGACGCGCGCGGGGCTGCTGCACGACATCGGTAAAACAGTGGATCGCAACATCGAGGGGCCGCATGCGTTGCTGGGCATGGACATCGTGAAAAAGTACCGCGAGCATCCCATCATCATCAACGCCGTCGGCTCGCATCACGACGATATCGAGATGGAATCGCCGTACGCACCCATCGTCCAGGCGGCGGATGCCATCAGCGGCGCGCGTCCCGGCGCACGGCGCGAATCTCTGGAGGGCTATGTCAAGCGGCTCGAAAAACTGGAGACCATCGCCACCGGCTTCGAAGGCGTTGCGAAAACCTATGCCATTCAGGCAGGCCGTGAGGTGCGCGTGGTGGTGGAACATGACCGCATCGACGACAATCTCGCCGATCAGCTCGCGAATGACATCGCCGAGAAAATCCAACAGGAAATGGAGTATCCCGGCCAGATAAAGGTCACGGTGATACGCGAGAAACGCTCCATCGCCTTCGCGAAATAG
- the thrS gene encoding threonine--tRNA ligase: MAEQITVTFPNGDSRTYKSGVTGMEIAESISAGLAREALGALVDGNIFDLMRPINADALVRILTWNDDEGKEVYWHSSSHLMAHAVEDLFPGAKFGVGPAIEQGFYYDIDINHVLTPEDLVRIEARMMELVREDKPFVRRELSKQEALDFWGAKGDQYKLELITGFDEENEVISCYEEGSFTDLCRGPHLPSTGRIKYVKLLNISGSYWKGDAKNKQLQRIYGISFPKKKELEEYLERLEEAKKRDHRKLGRELDLFTFHEVSPGAVFWLPRGMVVYKELQKLIRDMLDSAGYDEILTPILVKKELWEQSGHWEHYQENMFIVEDGEDHIFSLKPMNCPESTYVYRHRVRSYRDLPLRFSELGTNHRNELSGALNGMFRVRQFCMDDAHLYVRPDQIQDEITQLLGLVRKFYAIFGFEPYFALSTRPEDAMGVPQLWETAERSLAEALAANGIDYKLNPGDGAFYGPKIDISVRDALKRSWQLATIQLDFNMPERFGLEYIDENNERQRPVMIHRAVMGSMERFIGILIEHFAGAFPTWLAPVQAAVLPISDNFMAYAAEVRDTLRSAGVRCELDSRNEKIGYKIRDWEVHKVPYMLVIGEKEQSARGASLRKHREGDLGFRTLDDIVRDLTTEIHSKSL, encoded by the coding sequence ATGGCAGAGCAGATCACAGTAACCTTCCCGAACGGCGATTCCCGCACCTATAAAAGCGGCGTGACCGGGATGGAGATCGCCGAGAGCATATCGGCGGGTCTGGCGCGCGAAGCGCTGGGCGCATTGGTGGACGGAAATATTTTCGACCTCATGCGTCCCATCAATGCGGACGCCCTCGTGCGCATTCTCACGTGGAACGATGACGAAGGCAAAGAAGTCTACTGGCACAGCTCCAGTCATCTCATGGCCCACGCTGTGGAGGATCTGTTTCCCGGTGCCAAGTTCGGTGTCGGTCCCGCGATCGAGCAGGGTTTTTATTACGACATTGACATCAACCATGTACTCACGCCCGAGGACCTTGTCCGCATCGAGGCGCGCATGATGGAACTTGTCAGGGAAGACAAACCCTTTGTCCGCCGCGAACTCAGCAAGCAGGAAGCCCTTGATTTTTGGGGCGCAAAAGGCGATCAGTACAAGCTGGAACTCATCACGGGCTTCGACGAGGAGAACGAGGTGATCAGCTGCTACGAGGAAGGTTCGTTCACCGACCTCTGCCGTGGTCCGCATTTGCCCTCAACCGGGCGCATCAAGTATGTGAAGCTGCTGAATATTTCCGGCTCCTACTGGAAGGGGGACGCGAAGAACAAGCAACTGCAGCGCATCTACGGCATTTCTTTCCCGAAAAAGAAAGAACTCGAGGAGTATCTCGAACGGCTCGAGGAGGCGAAAAAGCGCGATCACCGCAAACTCGGCCGCGAACTCGATCTATTCACCTTCCATGAAGTGTCGCCCGGTGCCGTGTTCTGGCTGCCCCGCGGCATGGTCGTGTACAAGGAATTGCAGAAGCTCATTCGCGACATGCTCGACAGCGCGGGGTACGACGAAATTCTCACGCCCATTCTCGTGAAAAAGGAGTTGTGGGAGCAGTCGGGCCACTGGGAACACTATCAGGAAAACATGTTCATCGTTGAAGATGGTGAAGACCATATCTTCAGTCTCAAACCGATGAACTGCCCCGAAAGTACCTACGTGTACCGTCACCGCGTGCGCAGCTATCGCGATCTGCCGTTGCGCTTCTCCGAGTTGGGCACCAATCACCGCAACGAACTCTCCGGCGCGCTCAACGGTATGTTCCGCGTACGGCAATTCTGTATGGATGATGCGCATCTCTACGTGCGTCCCGATCAGATTCAGGACGAGATCACCCAATTGCTGGGACTCGTACGCAAATTCTACGCCATTTTCGGCTTCGAACCGTATTTCGCGCTCTCCACGCGTCCGGAGGATGCGATGGGGGTCCCGCAGTTGTGGGAAACCGCCGAGCGCAGTCTGGCAGAAGCTCTCGCGGCAAACGGCATCGACTACAAGCTCAATCCCGGTGACGGAGCGTTTTACGGACCGAAAATCGATATCAGCGTCCGTGACGCTCTCAAACGTTCCTGGCAACTCGCCACAATACAGCTCGACTTCAATATGCCCGAGCGCTTCGGCCTCGAGTATATCGACGAAAACAACGAGCGTCAGCGTCCGGTGATGATACACCGCGCGGTGATGGGGTCCATGGAGCGATTTATTGGTATATTGATCGAACATTTCGCCGGCGCGTTTCCTACATGGCTCGCTCCGGTGCAGGCGGCTGTGCTGCCCATCAGCGACAACTTCATGGCGTATGCGGCGGAGGTTCGCGATACGCTGCGCTCCGCAGGTGTGCGCTGCGAGCTGGACAGCCGCAATGAAAAAATCGGCTATAAAATCCGTGATTGGGAAGTCCACAAAGTGCCGTACATGCTCGTGATCGGAGAGAAAGAGCAATCGGCACGAGGAGCGTCCCTGCGTAAACACAGGGAAGGCGACCTCGGCTTCCGAACACTCGACGATATAGTGCGCGACTTGACTACTGAAATTCACAGCAAATCACTGTAA
- a CDS encoding cell division protein ZapA — MEAKSVRLRIYGQEYPLRVDDEELTTESARRLDKMMTDLHTQIPDQPPVTLAVLSALNLAEDLSHEQEEKRQLLRKVEQDIRSITDLLDGAIG, encoded by the coding sequence ATGGAAGCAAAGAGCGTACGATTGAGGATATATGGCCAGGAGTATCCGCTCCGGGTGGACGACGAAGAACTCACGACGGAGTCGGCCCGGCGGCTGGATAAAATGATGACGGATCTGCATACGCAGATTCCCGATCAACCACCGGTCACCCTCGCCGTACTTTCCGCGCTCAATCTCGCTGAGGATCTCTCTCACGAGCAGGAAGAAAAGCGGCAGCTATTGAGAAAAGTAGAACAGGACATCCGTTCCATTACGGACCTTCTCGATGGTGCCATAGGTTGA